Proteins from a genomic interval of Croceicoccus naphthovorans:
- a CDS encoding alpha/beta hydrolase: MRRARCKPRSVSGGKTTMNANPAVAGQTMIGQDWHDRSWQSEDGLSLHYRDYSGPDGADLLPVICIPGLTRNARDFAGLASHLSQHRRVICVDLRGRGDSDFAKDAATYQPLQYAQDVIALMDQAGLDRAAFIGSSLGGLVTMTIAMSRPALIAGAVLNDVGPKIEKAGLERIADYVGQQRSFPTWMHAARSLQENHGAIHPDWGVIDWLAEAKRVMVLGNNGRITFDYDMRIGEGFADAVDEAAGLDLWPAFETMARYPLVVVRGENSDILSDTVAREMQGRMSNIELVTVPGTGHLPTLAEPEVMQAIEHLLNERLIEQPLSSGRAGG; the protein is encoded by the coding sequence ATGCGACGCGCGCGGTGCAAGCCGCGATCGGTTTCAGGGGGCAAGACGACGATGAATGCGAACCCGGCTGTTGCCGGACAGACCATGATTGGGCAGGATTGGCACGACCGTAGCTGGCAAAGCGAGGACGGGCTGAGCCTGCACTATCGTGACTATTCCGGGCCGGATGGGGCGGACCTGCTGCCGGTGATCTGCATACCCGGGCTTACTCGCAATGCCCGCGATTTCGCTGGGCTTGCCTCTCACCTGTCGCAGCATCGCCGCGTGATCTGCGTCGATCTGCGCGGACGGGGCGATAGCGATTTCGCCAAGGATGCCGCGACCTATCAGCCGCTGCAATACGCGCAGGACGTGATCGCGCTGATGGATCAGGCGGGGCTGGACCGCGCGGCCTTTATCGGCAGTTCGCTGGGCGGGTTGGTGACGATGACTATCGCCATGTCGCGCCCCGCGCTGATCGCCGGGGCGGTGTTGAACGATGTCGGCCCGAAGATCGAGAAGGCGGGGCTGGAGCGGATCGCCGATTATGTCGGGCAACAGCGCAGCTTTCCCACGTGGATGCATGCGGCGCGTTCGCTTCAGGAAAATCACGGGGCGATCCATCCTGACTGGGGCGTGATCGACTGGCTGGCAGAGGCCAAGCGCGTGATGGTGCTGGGCAACAACGGGCGCATCACGTTCGATTACGACATGCGCATCGGCGAAGGCTTCGCCGATGCCGTGGACGAGGCGGCGGGGCTGGACCTGTGGCCCGCGTTCGAGACGATGGCGCGCTATCCGCTGGTGGTCGTGCGCGGGGAGAATTCCGACATTCTGTCCGACACGGTAGCGCGCGAAATGCAGGGCCGGATGTCGAACATCGAGCTTGTGACCGTACCCGGCACCGGCCACCTGCCGACACTGGCCGAGCCGGAGGTGATGCAGGCGATAGAGCACCTGTTGAACGAACGGCTGATCGAGCAACCGCTTTCCAGTGGCCGCGCGGGCGGCTAA
- a CDS encoding protein adenylyltransferase SelO family protein, with amino-acid sequence MRGEPQPSPYRPDTPIERIADWIADPVAAADFPQTILRFRNDRWDKAVGLDEMSETEWIGHFGRFQALPENLPQPLALRYHGHQFRNYNPDIGDGRGFLFAQMRDGADRLLDLGTKGSGQTPYSRFGDGRLTLKGAVREILATEMLEALGVNTSKTFSVIETGEQLDRNDEPSPTRSAVMVRLSHGHIRIGSFQRLAALGETENLAALVGYALAQYPGPPPPEDAPERDLPPVRLLHLVVERMADLAASYVSAGFVHGVLNTDNMNVSGESFDYGPWRWLPSWQPGFTAAYFDHSGLYAFGRQAEAIHWNCAQLAIALRPICEAPPLVAALERFPDLFTANVARRFAWRLGCTRASTEQAEALVGPAEEALSQSEMQPDALFFAARTGTLPAGKATDAFAELVADCPWPDNGHAYWSDSEPQSMLIEEVEAIWAAIDRDDDWSPLNAKVAALRRMGEAHGPAPIPAGHPA; translated from the coding sequence ATGCGCGGCGAACCGCAACCTTCCCCCTACCGGCCCGACACGCCGATCGAACGGATTGCCGATTGGATCGCCGATCCGGTCGCGGCGGCCGATTTCCCGCAGACGATCCTCCGTTTCCGCAACGACCGATGGGACAAGGCGGTCGGGCTGGACGAAATGAGCGAAACCGAATGGATCGGCCATTTCGGACGGTTTCAGGCGTTGCCCGAAAACCTGCCCCAGCCGCTGGCGCTGCGCTATCACGGGCACCAGTTTCGCAATTACAACCCCGACATCGGCGACGGGCGCGGGTTTCTGTTCGCCCAGATGCGCGACGGGGCGGATCGCCTGCTGGACCTTGGCACCAAGGGTTCGGGACAAACGCCGTACAGCCGGTTCGGCGACGGACGGCTTACGCTGAAAGGCGCGGTTCGCGAGATTCTGGCCACCGAGATGCTGGAGGCGCTGGGCGTCAACACCTCGAAGACCTTCTCGGTCATCGAGACCGGCGAACAACTGGACCGCAATGACGAGCCTTCGCCGACCCGCTCTGCCGTGATGGTCCGCCTGAGCCACGGGCATATCCGCATCGGCAGCTTTCAGCGGCTGGCTGCGCTGGGCGAGACCGAGAACCTTGCCGCCTTGGTCGGCTATGCGCTGGCGCAATATCCCGGCCCGCCGCCGCCCGAAGACGCGCCCGAACGCGACCTGCCGCCGGTGCGGTTGCTGCATCTGGTGGTCGAGCGGATGGCTGACCTTGCCGCGTCTTACGTATCTGCGGGATTCGTGCATGGCGTGCTCAACACCGACAACATGAACGTGTCGGGCGAGAGTTTCGATTATGGCCCGTGGCGCTGGCTACCCAGTTGGCAACCGGGTTTCACCGCCGCCTATTTCGATCATTCGGGCCTCTACGCGTTCGGCCGACAGGCAGAGGCGATCCACTGGAACTGCGCACAACTGGCGATTGCGCTACGCCCGATCTGCGAGGCACCGCCGCTGGTCGCCGCGCTGGAGCGATTTCCGGACCTGTTCACCGCGAACGTCGCACGGCGGTTCGCGTGGCGACTGGGATGTACCAGGGCCAGTACCGAGCAGGCCGAGGCGCTGGTCGGTCCGGCCGAGGAGGCCCTGTCGCAAAGCGAGATGCAACCCGACGCGCTCTTCTTTGCCGCGCGGACCGGCACACTGCCCGCCGGTAAAGCGACCGACGCCTTTGCCGAGCTGGTCGCCGATTGCCCATGGCCCGACAACGGCCACGCCTATTGGTCCGACTCGGAACCACAATCGATGCTGATCGAAGAGGTCGAGGCGATCTGGGCCGCGATCGATCGCGATGACGACTGGTCGCCGCTGAACGCCAAGGTCGCCGCCCTGCGCCGCATGGGAGAGGCGCATGGCCCAGCCCCGATTCCCGCCGGTCATCCGGCCTGA
- the astD gene encoding succinylglutamate-semialdehyde dehydrogenase: MAEMLISREPATGAEFWRGEHGDVDAALSRARAAFPAWAARPLAERAALLERFAELVKEQGDNLATLIARETGKPLWEAKTEVAAVAGKVAISIRAHGERTGERVDDAPGGRSALRHKPHGVMAVLGPYNFPAHLPNGHMVPALLAGNVCVFKPSEKTPAVGEALVALYHQAGMPKDVVQCLIGAVNEGRALTSDPRIDGVLFTGSSTTGVAIGKALAERPGVICALEMGGNNPLVIWDTPRMADAAAIVVQSAYTTAGQRCTAARRLIVKHSVADALLAELLPLIDRIRVGAPFDDPQPYMGPVIDNDAADGLERGYAQLLEKGATVLRPLKQPDPTLPFLTPAIVEVTGLADLPDRELFGPLLQLTRVSDLDTAIAAANDTDYGLSASFVGGTEDEWQRFWRESRAGIVNRNRPTNGASSAAPFGGTGLSGNHRPGAFYAADYCAYPVASAEGDEPEATIATGLKD, translated from the coding sequence ATGGCCGAAATGCTGATCTCCCGCGAACCCGCGACCGGCGCCGAATTCTGGCGCGGCGAACATGGCGATGTCGATGCCGCGCTGAGCCGTGCCCGCGCCGCCTTTCCCGCATGGGCCGCCCGTCCCCTGGCGGAACGTGCAGCGCTGCTCGAACGGTTCGCCGAACTGGTGAAGGAACAGGGCGATAATCTAGCCACGCTTATCGCACGCGAAACCGGCAAGCCGTTGTGGGAAGCGAAAACCGAAGTCGCCGCCGTCGCGGGCAAGGTCGCGATTTCGATCCGCGCCCATGGCGAACGCACCGGAGAACGCGTCGACGATGCCCCCGGCGGACGCAGCGCGCTGCGCCACAAGCCGCATGGTGTGATGGCGGTGCTCGGTCCCTATAACTTCCCGGCGCACTTGCCGAACGGGCACATGGTCCCGGCACTGCTGGCGGGCAATGTCTGCGTATTCAAACCGTCGGAAAAGACACCTGCCGTGGGCGAGGCGCTGGTGGCGCTATACCATCAGGCAGGCATGCCCAAGGACGTCGTGCAGTGCCTGATCGGCGCCGTGAACGAAGGGCGCGCGCTGACATCCGATCCCCGGATCGACGGCGTGCTGTTCACCGGATCGTCGACGACCGGCGTCGCCATCGGAAAGGCTCTGGCCGAGCGTCCCGGCGTGATCTGCGCACTGGAAATGGGCGGTAACAACCCGCTGGTGATCTGGGACACGCCCCGCATGGCCGACGCCGCCGCCATCGTCGTGCAATCCGCCTACACCACCGCCGGGCAACGCTGCACCGCCGCGCGGCGGTTGATCGTGAAGCATAGCGTGGCCGATGCGCTGCTGGCCGAACTGCTCCCCCTGATCGACCGAATCCGCGTGGGCGCACCATTCGACGATCCGCAGCCCTACATGGGTCCGGTGATCGACAACGACGCCGCCGACGGGCTGGAGCGGGGCTATGCGCAACTGCTGGAAAAGGGCGCGACAGTTTTGCGCCCACTGAAACAGCCCGATCCGACACTGCCTTTCCTGACGCCCGCCATCGTCGAGGTCACTGGCCTGGCCGACCTGCCCGACCGCGAACTGTTCGGACCCCTCCTGCAACTGACCCGCGTGTCCGATCTCGACACTGCGATCGCGGCTGCCAACGACACCGACTATGGCCTTTCCGCATCGTTCGTCGGCGGGACGGAGGACGAATGGCAGCGCTTCTGGCGCGAATCGCGGGCCGGGATCGTCAATCGCAACCGGCCCACCAATGGCGCGTCGTCCGCCGCTCCGTTCGGGGGCACCGGCCTGTCGGGCAATCACCGGCCCGGTGCGTTCTATGCTGCTGACTATTGCGCCTATCCGGTTGCATCGGCAGAGGGCGACGAACCCGAAGCGACGATCGCCACCGGCCTGAAAGACTGA
- the rarD gene encoding EamA family transporter RarD, translated as MTQTASAPHRGGLPFALGAYFLWGVLPLYLVLLNAVNPYRLVAWRVLWTVPICFVVLVAMRKLGSVTTALRDRRAVFMLLVSAVLISINWVVYIVAVQAGHFYAASLGYYINPLVNVLLGTVFLKERLSRLQWIAVAVAAAGIAVLVVEATASLAISLTLPLSFALYGLVRKKVAVDSLPGLTVEALLLAIPAALLLLIVPEGPADFGYSLNVSLLLIGAGGMTAVPLLLFAVAARRMTYSALGFVQFLAPSMVFLLGLFWFGEELKAAQLFCFVLIWTAVVLFCVDIVARGRKRRPVDPI; from the coding sequence ATGACCCAAACCGCCAGCGCCCCGCACCGGGGCGGATTGCCCTTTGCACTGGGTGCCTATTTCCTGTGGGGCGTGCTGCCGCTCTATCTGGTCCTGCTGAACGCGGTGAACCCGTATCGGCTGGTGGCGTGGCGCGTGCTGTGGACGGTGCCGATCTGCTTCGTCGTGCTGGTCGCGATGCGCAAACTGGGCAGCGTTACGACGGCATTGCGCGATCGACGGGCGGTGTTCATGCTGTTGGTCAGCGCGGTGCTGATCTCGATCAACTGGGTCGTCTACATCGTCGCAGTGCAGGCCGGGCATTTCTATGCGGCCAGCCTTGGTTATTACATCAACCCGCTGGTTAATGTGCTGCTCGGCACGGTTTTCCTGAAAGAGCGCCTCTCGCGGTTGCAGTGGATTGCCGTTGCGGTGGCCGCCGCCGGGATCGCGGTGCTGGTGGTGGAGGCTACGGCAAGCCTTGCGATCAGCCTGACGCTGCCACTGTCCTTCGCGCTCTACGGCTTGGTGCGCAAAAAGGTCGCGGTCGATTCCTTGCCCGGTTTGACGGTTGAGGCGCTGTTGCTGGCCATCCCCGCCGCCTTGCTCTTGCTGATCGTGCCCGAAGGCCCGGCGGATTTCGGGTATAGCCTGAATGTGTCGCTTCTGCTGATCGGCGCGGGCGGGATGACGGCGGTGCCGCTGCTGCTGTTCGCGGTGGCGGCGCGGCGGATGACCTATTCGGCGCTGGGCTTCGTGCAGTTCCTTGCGCCGTCGATGGTCTTCCTGCTCGGCCTGTTCTGGTTTGGCGAAGAGCTCAAGGCGGCGCAACTGTTCTGCTTCGTCCTGATCTGGACGGCAGTCGTGCTGTTCTGCGTCGATATCGTTGCGCGCGGGCGCAAGCGGCGCCCGGTGGATCCGATCTAG
- a CDS encoding dihydroorotase has product MTETPITPEWVLSGGTVHTPSGSVQADVAVANGRIVGVGHYPGIRKVDVTGLDVLPGVIDSQVHFREPGLEHKEDLESGSRAAVLGGITAVFEMPNTNPNTDTADRVHDKLKRAHHRMWCDHAFYVGATAENAENLAELERIPGTAGVKIFMGASTGSLLVAEDEKLARVLASGRRRVAIHAEDEERMNARKDLRVENDPSSHPVWRDDESAMLATRRILRLAREAKRPIHILHVTTPAELEVISQHRDVATCEVTPQHLTLNAEDAYPRLGSHAQMNPPIRSKAHVDGLWHWLQQGVPDVIGSDHAPHTAEEKAKPYPNSPSGMPGVQTLLPLMLNHVLEGRMTLERLIDMTSSGVQRIFGLVGKGRIAAGYDADFTIVDRKGNFTVTDEWLASRCGWSPFTGMELKGRVVGTIIRGHTAMWDGQLGEAAQGEPLRFAGAL; this is encoded by the coding sequence ATGACCGAAACGCCCATCACCCCCGAGTGGGTCCTGAGCGGTGGCACCGTCCACACGCCGTCAGGTTCCGTGCAAGCCGATGTCGCCGTGGCCAATGGCCGTATTGTGGGAGTTGGGCATTATCCCGGTATTCGCAAGGTGGACGTGACCGGGCTGGACGTATTGCCGGGCGTGATCGACAGCCAGGTTCACTTTCGCGAACCGGGTCTGGAGCACAAGGAAGACCTTGAAAGCGGCAGCCGCGCGGCGGTGCTGGGCGGGATTACCGCCGTGTTCGAGATGCCGAACACCAATCCGAATACCGACACCGCAGATCGCGTGCATGACAAGCTGAAGCGCGCGCATCACCGAATGTGGTGCGATCATGCGTTCTACGTCGGCGCGACGGCGGAAAATGCCGAAAACCTTGCCGAGCTGGAGCGTATTCCCGGCACCGCTGGCGTGAAGATATTCATGGGGGCCAGTACCGGCAGCCTGCTGGTTGCAGAGGACGAGAAACTTGCCCGCGTGCTGGCTTCGGGCCGCCGCCGCGTGGCCATCCATGCCGAGGACGAGGAGCGGATGAACGCGCGCAAGGACCTGCGCGTAGAGAACGATCCGTCGAGCCATCCGGTGTGGCGCGACGACGAATCCGCCATGCTCGCCACCCGCCGCATCCTGCGTCTTGCGCGAGAGGCGAAGCGGCCGATCCATATTCTGCACGTGACCACACCGGCAGAGCTGGAGGTCATTTCGCAGCACCGCGATGTAGCGACCTGCGAAGTTACGCCGCAGCACCTGACCCTGAACGCAGAGGACGCCTATCCGCGTCTTGGCTCTCACGCGCAGATGAACCCGCCGATCCGCAGCAAGGCGCACGTCGACGGGCTGTGGCACTGGCTGCAGCAGGGTGTGCCCGACGTGATCGGATCGGACCATGCGCCGCACACGGCGGAGGAAAAGGCCAAGCCCTATCCGAACAGCCCCAGCGGAATGCCGGGCGTGCAGACTTTGTTGCCGCTGATGCTGAACCACGTGCTGGAAGGGCGTATGACGCTGGAGCGGCTGATCGACATGACCAGTTCTGGCGTGCAGCGCATTTTCGGGCTGGTCGGCAAAGGGCGCATCGCTGCCGGATACGACGCCGATTTCACCATCGTCGATCGCAAGGGCAATTTCACCGTTACCGATGAATGGCTCGCCTCGCGCTGCGGCTGGTCGCCATTCACGGGCATGGAACTGAAGGGTCGGGTCGTGGGCACGATCATTCGCGGACACACCGCGATGTGGGACGGGCAGCTTGGCGAAGCGGCGCAAGGCGAACCCTTGCGCTTTGCGGGCGCGCTTTAG
- a CDS encoding YgfZ/GcvT domain-containing protein produces MGNGSDMNETGNASRLCDRAVIRLSGAEGGGGEDVAAFLQGLVTNDVTGILPVWSALLSPQGKALFDFFVWPAQDAMLIDCEAAHADELVRKLSLYRLRRPIQIAVDPSVAVHWHGHRGDGGSDDPRLAAIGQRWLAAVVPSDEADCADAAYRAHRLELGVPEGREELGFDKLLWLECNAVELHGVSFKKGCFIGQENTARMNWRQKVNRRLAVVPLSKSDPARQQVAYPDLDVAVDHLRIADADPSLFPAWLGPVGQPQD; encoded by the coding sequence ATGGGAAACGGATCGGATATGAATGAAACCGGCAATGCATCGCGCCTTTGCGACAGGGCGGTGATCCGGCTTTCGGGCGCGGAAGGCGGTGGCGGGGAAGACGTCGCGGCGTTCCTGCAGGGCCTTGTCACCAACGATGTCACCGGCATCCTTCCGGTCTGGTCCGCATTGCTCAGCCCACAGGGCAAGGCGCTGTTCGATTTCTTCGTCTGGCCCGCGCAAGACGCGATGCTGATCGATTGCGAAGCCGCCCATGCCGATGAACTGGTCCGAAAGCTGTCGCTTTATCGCCTGCGCCGCCCGATCCAGATTGCGGTCGACCCGTCGGTTGCGGTCCACTGGCACGGTCATCGTGGCGACGGCGGCTCCGACGATCCGCGCCTTGCGGCCATCGGCCAGCGATGGCTGGCGGCGGTCGTTCCCTCCGACGAAGCAGACTGCGCCGACGCCGCCTATCGCGCACATCGGCTCGAACTGGGCGTGCCTGAGGGGCGCGAGGAACTGGGTTTCGACAAGCTGCTCTGGCTCGAATGCAACGCCGTCGAACTGCACGGCGTCAGCTTCAAGAAGGGCTGCTTCATCGGGCAGGAAAACACCGCCCGGATGAACTGGCGCCAGAAGGTGAACCGGCGGCTGGCAGTCGTGCCATTGTCAAAGTCCGATCCGGCGCGGCAACAGGTCGCCTATCCCGATCTGGACGTCGCGGTCGACCATCTGCGCATCGCCGATGCCGATCCATCGCTGTTTCCCGCATGGCTCGGCCCCGTAGGCCAGCCGCAGGACTAA
- a CDS encoding helix-turn-helix domain-containing protein, whose translation MSTRKRLNPEDSRRVALAAARELLIESGPQAVTLKAVAARMGRTHSNVLHHFGSAAGLQKALAGHLGSTICETIGEAVQARRAGLGSARDVVDLVFDAFGKEGAGALASWMTLSGNEDALDPIFEAIHDLVDKIGPEGEDWQRVREATMSLVLQALGDAMIGGALAQSLDFRREHVREMASRQLRDLLPRNEQAKEEASVR comes from the coding sequence ATGTCAACAAGGAAGCGTCTCAACCCGGAAGACAGCCGCCGCGTCGCGTTGGCCGCCGCGCGTGAACTGCTGATCGAAAGCGGCCCGCAGGCGGTGACTTTGAAGGCCGTGGCGGCGCGAATGGGGCGTACACATTCCAACGTCCTACACCATTTCGGCAGCGCTGCGGGATTGCAAAAGGCGCTGGCCGGGCATCTGGGCTCCACCATCTGCGAAACCATTGGCGAGGCGGTTCAGGCGCGCCGTGCCGGGCTTGGCAGTGCACGCGATGTCGTCGATCTGGTGTTCGACGCCTTTGGCAAGGAAGGCGCGGGGGCGCTGGCCAGCTGGATGACCCTGTCGGGCAACGAAGACGCGCTCGACCCGATTTTCGAAGCGATCCACGATCTGGTCGACAAGATCGGGCCGGAGGGTGAGGATTGGCAACGCGTGCGCGAGGCGACGATGTCGTTGGTCTTGCAGGCGCTGGGCGATGCGATGATCGGCGGGGCGCTGGCCCAGTCGCTCGACTTCCGCCGCGAACATGTGCGCGAGATGGCGTCGCGCCAATTGCGCGACCTCTTGCCCCGAAATGAGCAAGCGAAAGAGGAAGCGTCCGTCCGTTAG
- a CDS encoding metal-dependent hydrolase: MLRSTIKRSPLLAARNAACANAARPKLIVRDRRFDRTKTTRRWWLNNDPYATAIFNSLSISFPRGEAFFIESVRAFRDDAPDQLAAQIRAFAGQEVNHSREHLAFNRAVSAAGYQLAHLDSVVAEVLAEARDRPPIANLAATMALEHFTAMFAHVLLSDPRQLAGADPEMTALWRWHSTEEIEHKAVAYDTWLHATRDWPRGKRWRIKAITMLIASRKFVTLRYRGAIELLRQDGITGWRAHRGVLRYVWLSPGPLRKIVPHWLAYFLPGFHPWNRDDSALIEQASD; encoded by the coding sequence ATGTTGCGTAGCACAATCAAACGGTCGCCGCTACTTGCTGCGCGAAATGCTGCATGCGCGAATGCTGCACGCCCAAAGCTTATCGTGCGTGACAGGCGCTTTGATCGAACAAAAACAACGCGTCGCTGGTGGTTGAATAATGACCCTTATGCGACAGCGATCTTCAATTCGCTATCGATAAGCTTTCCGCGCGGCGAGGCATTCTTCATCGAATCGGTCCGTGCCTTTCGCGACGATGCGCCGGATCAGCTAGCGGCCCAGATTCGCGCTTTTGCGGGGCAGGAAGTCAACCACAGCCGAGAGCATCTGGCCTTCAATCGGGCGGTGTCGGCTGCCGGATACCAATTGGCCCACCTCGACTCCGTCGTTGCCGAAGTACTGGCCGAAGCGCGCGACAGGCCGCCCATCGCCAACCTTGCCGCGACGATGGCGCTCGAACATTTTACCGCCATGTTCGCACATGTCCTGCTGAGCGATCCGCGCCAACTGGCCGGGGCCGATCCGGAAATGACCGCCTTGTGGCGCTGGCATTCGACCGAAGAGATCGAACATAAGGCCGTCGCCTATGACACGTGGTTGCACGCGACGCGCGACTGGCCGCGCGGCAAACGCTGGCGGATCAAGGCAATCACCATGCTCATCGCATCGCGCAAATTCGTGACGCTGCGCTATCGCGGCGCGATCGAGTTGCTGCGGCAAGACGGGATCACCGGCTGGCGCGCGCACCGGGGCGTGTTGCGCTACGTCTGGTTGTCACCCGGCCCGCTGCGCAAGATCGTACCGCACTGGCTCGCCTATTTCCTGCCGGGTTTCCACCCGTGGAATCGTGACGACAGCGCCCTGATCGAACAGGCGTCGGACTAG
- the rpmA gene encoding 50S ribosomal protein L27, producing the protein MAHKKAGGSSRNGRDSIGRRLGVKKFGGEAVIGGNILVRQRGTKFYPGSNVGIGRDHTLFALTDGRVRFHDGKLGRKFVSVDAMAEAAE; encoded by the coding sequence ATGGCACATAAAAAAGCAGGCGGTTCGTCGCGCAACGGTCGCGATTCGATCGGCCGCCGCCTTGGCGTAAAGAAGTTCGGTGGCGAAGCGGTCATCGGTGGCAACATCCTCGTCCGCCAGCGCGGCACGAAGTTCTATCCGGGCAGCAACGTCGGCATTGGCCGCGATCACACGCTGTTCGCGCTGACCGACGGTCGCGTGCGCTTTCACGACGGCAAGCTTGGCCGCAAGTTCGTGTCGGTAGACGCGATGGCGGAAGCCGCGGAATAA
- the rplU gene encoding 50S ribosomal protein L21, whose translation MFAIVRTGGKQYRVAEGDKIAVEKLAGEAGDTITLGDILLAGEGDKLEDASKVTVSAEIIAQAKSEKVIVFKKRRRHNYRRKNGHRQQMTLLRITSVGAAKKAAPKKKAEDKTEDAA comes from the coding sequence ATGTTCGCAATCGTGCGCACGGGCGGCAAGCAGTATCGCGTTGCCGAAGGAGACAAGATCGCGGTCGAGAAGCTGGCGGGTGAAGCCGGCGACACGATCACGCTGGGCGACATCCTGCTTGCCGGAGAAGGCGACAAGCTGGAAGACGCCAGCAAGGTTACGGTTTCGGCCGAGATCATCGCCCAGGCGAAGTCGGAAAAGGTGATCGTTTTCAAAAAGCGCCGCCGCCACAACTATCGTCGCAAGAACGGCCACCGCCAGCAGATGACCCTGCTGCGCATCACTTCGGTCGGAGCAGCCAAGAAGGCCGCGCCGAAGAAGAAGGCCGAAGACAAGACGGAAGACGCGGCCTGA
- a CDS encoding molybdenum cofactor biosynthesis protein MoaE produces MRTVRLAFEAFDPHEELRRFSQGREEAGGIVSFTGQVRAEAGDPVEALELRHFGPLTLPGMENLAMRAEARWPLLGVLVIHRVGVMVPGDPIVLVACAARHRRDSFQAADFLMDHLKSKAWFWKREKTADGWAWIEPRSVDHEDLSRWADVP; encoded by the coding sequence ATGCGCACTGTCCGCCTTGCGTTCGAGGCGTTCGATCCGCACGAGGAACTGCGCCGCTTTTCGCAAGGGCGTGAGGAAGCAGGCGGAATTGTCAGCTTTACCGGCCAAGTCCGGGCAGAGGCGGGCGATCCGGTCGAGGCGCTGGAGCTGCGCCATTTCGGCCCGCTGACCCTGCCGGGGATGGAAAACCTTGCCATGCGGGCAGAGGCGCGCTGGCCGCTGCTTGGTGTGCTGGTGATTCACCGCGTCGGCGTGATGGTGCCGGGCGATCCCATCGTACTGGTCGCTTGTGCCGCGCGGCATCGGCGAGATTCGTTCCAGGCGGCGGATTTCCTGATGGATCACCTGAAGAGCAAGGCCTGGTTCTGGAAGCGGGAGAAGACCGCCGATGGCTGGGCATGGATCGAACCGCGCAGCGTCGATCACGAAGACCTGTCGCGCTGGGCAGACGTACCCTAG
- a CDS encoding MoaD/ThiS family protein yields MLTLLFLGRLEDVAGEESVALDMAAPATLAEIAERLKPELAVAICAPEVRVALNGELVEQAALRAANGNELAFLPPVSGG; encoded by the coding sequence ATGCTGACGCTATTGTTTCTGGGCCGGCTCGAAGACGTTGCTGGTGAGGAGAGCGTGGCGCTCGACATGGCCGCACCCGCGACTTTGGCCGAGATTGCCGAACGGCTTAAGCCCGAACTTGCGGTGGCGATCTGCGCGCCCGAAGTGCGCGTGGCACTGAATGGCGAACTGGTGGAGCAGGCCGCCTTGCGTGCGGCGAACGGCAACGAACTCGCCTTCCTGCCTCCGGTCAGCGGCGGCTGA